AGTGAGTTCCAGTTGCTAACTCCATGTGGAGTGAAAGCGTCAACCAAGCATTTCTCGATGTTATTAGATACGTGGCCAGGCAAGGTCTTGGCCAAATAAACAATAAGCCCAGCTTCACGGGAGTGGATTTCAACTGCTTCTCGGGAGTTTGGAATTGTATGTTGATAAGCTCCCACAACTTCAAAAATCGGAGTTTCGGTGGATCTATCAGGGTTTGAGCCAACGACCAGCGCTGATGAGCCGTCGCCAAATAGTGCTTGGCTAACAAGCAAATCGGAATGGGTATGGCAGGTGCCACTGAAAATGCAAACTGTGAGTTCAGAGCATACAGCAAGAACTCTTGCACCGGGGTTATTCTCGGCAATATCTTTGGCTAGTCGGAGAATGCAGCCACCACCAGCACAAGCTTGGTGGCCGAGCATGTATCGTTGGACGGAATGGTCGAGACCAAGGAGCTCCACAAGCCGCAGATCAGCACCAGGCATATCAAGACCAGAGGTTGTACCAAAGACCATGTGAGTAATCTTAGAGAGTGGTTGTCCCCAGTCTTCGATTGCCTTGAGAGCCGCTTCTTTGGCCAGCTTTGGAATTTCCTCCACTAATATCTCTTGACGGGTGTCCATAGACGGAGCCAAACAGGCGCATAGATTGGGCATCCCTTCAAGCATCTCCTCGGTGAGATACATGTGACGCTTTTTGATGCAGGTCTTCTCACAAATGCGCTTCATCTTCTCTTTGAGATCGGGCATGTGTTCGCTCTTGGTGACCCTGAAATAAAAATCAGGGTAGTCGGCCTGGTACACATAGTTCTCCGGATTGGCGGTGCCAATGCCGAGGATCATGGCACTGCTTGTGCGGTTGGGGTGGTTGGCTATTTGCTCCATCACTGCTTGCTCGGTTAATGAacttggatgaaaaatcaaagaaaattaaGATGGAATTTGCAGTGATGATGGATGAGAGAGACGAATGGCCATTGATGCTCTATTTATGCAACACCTCTGCGGTACTCGCCTAAGGGGGTGACTCTCTATTTTACATATGATGAAGCATGTTGGACTCGGCCGTCACGTGGGATATTATTATAATCCACATAGTGTATTAaagcattatatatatagtttaataaacacacatttattgACTATTTAAAGATCCACTATACATGTTTGAATGTGTCCCTTTGTTTATCAAATTGGCTTGTttgccatttttatttttattttttgccttTTTCCCATTGGGGTTCATACTGGCCGTCACATACTATTATTCGGACATCTTGTATTTATTTCATCATGAAATAATtgatttcctatttttcattctGCACATTGGGAATTATGTTCTTAACCAATATTCCTTTTCAATGTGCGTAGTTGATAGCAATATATACCACAATATTCCATTTAAATAGTTTTCTTGTTCTAGTGCAGTAACCCtcgtaataatatataattcataatattaattgaatatatacaattaaaaaaaaagtttaactCGTGTAGCACGGGCCACCTCGACTAATGGAAACTTAAATGATTAAATATGCTTTTGCTACATCTACATGATTGATTCCATGGCCAGGTGAAGTGTACAAAGCTAAAGAAGTGCCATTAAGACTTCTTTATGTTGTATCATGGGCTTAGTCTGATGGtagaaaaaaacaaatgatTAGCTTAGGTTAGTTGAACCGATGGGAAATTGGATTTAATtacataaatgaaatgaataatgaatagatagaaagataaaaattaattatatgggCATGGaccttaattatattattatgttacTATTTATTGCAAGAACCGACAAAAAATTTGTAGAGagctgattaattaattaacaaaattaactcTCGACTTCAAAATTGTAGGCAGCAGTGTATTGTTGAATGCTTAGGCGAcaaattaagtatttatttatttatttatttattttgtttcagTGAGTGAAaagcatatattata
This genomic stretch from Diospyros lotus cultivar Yz01 chromosome 1, ASM1463336v1, whole genome shotgun sequence harbors:
- the LOC127790242 gene encoding chalcone synthase 3-like, which translates into the protein MEQIANHPNRTSSAMILGIGTANPENYVYQADYPDFYFRVTKSEHMPDLKEKMKRICEKTCIKKRHMYLTEEMLEGMPNLCACLAPSMDTRQEILVEEIPKLAKEAALKAIEDWGQPLSKITHMVFGTTSGLDMPGADLRLVELLGLDHSVQRYMLGHQACAGGGCILRLAKDIAENNPGARVLAVCSELTVCIFSGTCHTHSDLLVSQALFGDGSSALVVGSNPDRSTETPIFEVVGAYQHTIPNSREAVEIHSREAGLIVYLAKTLPGHVSNNIEKCLVDAFTPHGVSNWNSLFWVAHPGGRAVLDLIESKLSLKEEKLLASRHVLSEYGNMASACVFFVLDEMRKRSLKEGKSTTGEGCEYGVLCGFGPGLTIETIALRSIAIESLN